The genomic interval GCTATGGCATACAGAAGCCCGAGAAACGGTCCCACTGCCAAACTCGAGATGGTTCCTCTTACCCTATGTCCTTCTTCTGCCGTCATGACATTCACCCCTTTCTCTCTTATTTTGTCCTCTTGATCCATTTATATCAGACTGCAGGGGGGAATGTAATTGGAACAAATTCCTATTTTTAGGGGGAAATTGTCTTAGGAAGCCTTCAGAAAGAGTAGGGCGTGTTGCAAACCGATCTGAGGCCTTTACTGCTGCCGCCGGGGCATTGAAAAAGCATCAGTCTCCGGTGGGAGATATCTGGAATTCTATGATGGAGTCGAGTCCCAATAAAGTCTGGGAAAGACGCTGTATGTTTTCTTCCCGCTGCGTGCGGATCGTCATCTCGTATTCGAAAAATCTTCCTCCCTCCAGAAGACGATGGCTTAAGTTTGCGATGCTGAACCCGTGATCACTGATGAGAGTCTTCAAGTCCCTTTCGGGCATTACCTTGTCCCGATGAAAGCGGAGTGAGTGATGCGCATAGATAAGTGTCGGCATTCTTGATTCGATCCAGCGAAAGACGGAGAGCGTACCGAGGGTGAGTATCGTCACGATGAAGACGGCGTCGTAAAAACCGACGCCTGCAAGTATCCCGATAGCCGCAGTTATCCATATTGACGCGGCGGTGGTCAGCCCCCGTACGGAGAGTCCCTCCTTCATGATGACCCCCGCGCCCAGGAACCCGATGCCGGTCATGATTCCCTGAGCCATGCGCGTCGGATCGACCTTCACGGTTTCGAACATAGCGCTGGTGAACCATTTCTCCTGATAGATTGTGACCAGCATGAGGAGGCTTGAAGCGAGGCATACGAGGGTGTGCGTGCGAAACCCGGCGGGGCGACCGTGGTACGTCCTTTCGAACCCGACCATCCCGCCAGCTGCCATTGCTGCCAAGAGCCGCGTAACGATGTTTACTGTCTCACTGCTCATCGTCGGGATCCTGAAGAAGAGAATTTTGGATCGTCATTGAGTTTTCTGTATCCAGATCGCCAATGATAATCTTCATATTTCGTTAGTATATCACAGGCGCGACTTTCAGCTCTAAAGGCAAAAGGAGAAATAGTGTGACTCACTTTCTCGGCAGTGAAGACGACGAAGGGTGCCTCGATTCCAGTCGTCACACGGAATGATTACTTCTTGATTTCATTCAATTCCTTGGCGAAAATAAAGAATGAAACCAGGAGACTCGGTGTGAGGTTAGTAAAATACAACCAAGGAGGAGACGAATGGGATTGGAGTCCAATAGACAGGACCCTGTTGCAACAGATGGGGACAAGTATTCGGTTGTTCTGGAAAACGAACGCGTTAGGGTGCTCAGGTACCATGACAGGCCTGGAGACAGAACTTTACAACACGCTCACCCTGATTACGTCTTGTACGCAGAGTCTTCTTTCAAGCGCCGATTGATATTTCCTGATGGTAGTAAGCATGAGGTCGACGTCAAAGCGGGGAGTATCGTTTGGATGAAAGGGCATATCCACATAGGCGAAAACATAGGAGATACGAATACTGACGTAATATTTGGCGAACTGAAGGAAAATAGAACTTAAGACATTACGGAAAAGAATCCAAAATAATTATATTGAAACGATCGAAGGCGTCCAGCCGACCTGCCGCGCCCATCATTTCAGGGATGCCTCTCACCCGGATCACAGTCAATGGATTCGACAGACGCGCAGAGAAGAGGCTTTGATCCGTCAACGGGCCTTCTGCGACTGACAAATCGGGGCTTTTTGTTGTCTACGCGCCGGACGGGAGATCTCTCGCATCAAAGGCAGCAGTCATTCCCTGTTAGTGTCGCTCATCCAAGAATTCAAGCTCTCCCATGGTGCCGTCAAATGCGGAGCACGTTCATTTGATTTCTTTCCCCTTTAGATTCTTCTTCAGTTCTATCCAGTCCTTCATGTGACTCAGGTTCTCGCTGAGATACCACCAGCCATTCTTAAAGGAAGAATAGTCGGGAGCTCCGGTCATTGCGGAAGAATATCTTATTGAATTGCAATAAAAAAGCCATTGTTTCACCCACATTTTTTCTATTGTTTCATCAAAGGGATTTGTTTTGTCCTCTATCCCGGAAGCCCAGGCGTCAAGAAGAAGCTTTGTGGCTGCAAGGGTCATTTCATTTGTCTCTTTTACCGTATTTTCGAGTTTTGCAAAGTGGCCGTTTATCCAATCGATGTTGTGGCAGCTGTTACAGACGCTTTTCATGGTATTCATTCTTCTTTCCTGTTCCGATCCACCGATAAGATACTCCGATGCCTGTTCACCCGTGAAGGCCGTAGGCAGCGGCAGCCCGTCCTTGTTCCTTATGATCGTTGTATCCCCCGACTTAGGCTGGGGATGGCTGTATACAAGACCAAACAGCCGGACCCAGAGTCTGGCACCGAAGTCATGCGTTCTTTCTGTAATCACTTTGCCATCGGAGGAGACGATGAGGCTATTGTGGCAGACAGCACAGGATGGCGTTTTAAAGTCTCTTCCGACTGTCCATGGAACCGCATTGAACTCCCATTCATGCTCCTTGGAGAACAAGATGTCCCCGTGCTTGCTCTCCTCATAGACGTCCCACGCGGGCGTGTCCGGCTCCAGATGGCACTGGGCGCACGTATGGGGCTTTCGAGCGGTTTCTATGGAAAAGCTGTGCCTCGGGTGGCATGCCGAGCATGAACCTTTGCTGCCGTCAGGGTTCTCCCTGCCCACCCCCTGATTCGGCCAGTTCGTGAGGTCGGGGAACATCAACTCTCCCATCTTGGTGTTTACCTTTTTCAATCCTCTTGACTCGACATTTGTTCCGTGGCATCCGAGGCATGTCTCGCGGAGAGTGTCGTCAGAGGCCTTCTCGGATGAGATCTTTCCGTCCTTTATCTTCTTGAGGCCGGTTACGGTGTCAACTAATGCATGATAGACAGGGTTCCCCATCAGGTTCTTAACGGCATTGGCCTTCTTGGTCCCGGAAAATTGATCTGCCTCAACAGGGTGACAGGTCCTACAGTCACTCGGAGAAACAACCACATTTATTTTAAATCCCATATGTTCAAAATTATCCCTGTGCTTTTCAGGGTTCTGTCTGTGGCATTCGTAGCATCCGACAACGTATCCTGAAAATGCCTCAGGCAATGTATCCGTCGAGATCCTCCGCTCGAGAATGCCTCTTTTCATGGCATCTTCCGGTTTTGTTCTTGAGTGCCTGCTGGAAAGCCAGTCCTCAACGATCCCGGGCGTAAACATTTTATGACAAGCTACGCAGGCCCGCGTCTGTGGACTCAAGGGAGTCACATCTTCCTTCTCTTTTTTTTCAGATGCGACACCAAAAGTTGTAAAGACAACAATAGTCAGTAAAGCGATGCTGAATCTGATTATATCTGTCATAGACACCTCCTTGCATGGCAAAATCTAAAGAGAAAAATCAACAGACAACAGCTTTGCCGAAACATCTCCCACACGAAAGCACCCTGTCTCTCGCAATTACTTTTTTATAATGTAATTTTCTCATATAATCAATTCTTTTCAAGCCGCGTCTCTTTTGGGCCGGATTGGCAAGATGTTTCACTTAGAAAATGCGATTCTTCAGCAGGATGATTATGCGAACTTGTTTTGTAGTGAGATCGCTTGCATTTCAGTGCGCGTCTGATTGTGATGGAAGTCAGTCCATAGATCAAAAATCTGCCGATGTGGTGTATGGATGAAGTCTTGTCGAGTTTCACTTTCCTGAAAGTGTCGACGCGTCGGAACAGTCCGTGGAGCGATTCTTAGTCCGGGATTTGTGTTTACAGATGGCGTAGACACAAATCCGCTTTACAGCACTCTATCCTACTATCGCTCTCACATTAAGAAATAATGAGGGCCCATCCTTACGGAATGGGCCCTCTCATGCGACAATTTTGCAGGATTTCTCTAATGTTCCAACTCTATCCCTTCCGTCTCTTCCCTGACCGTGACGGCGACCTTATAGAGGATCGTCAGTATCAGAAATCCCATCGCCCAGACCCCGAGAGATATCACGATTTCGGGAGCGGTCGGCCAGTATTCGGTTATCGTCTCGAAGGGGTTCGGTATAAATCCGCCGATGACTAATCCAAATCCCTTGTCGATCCAGAGCGAAATAAAGACTGCGACACAGGCGAGTGCCAGCGTCGGTTCGGCCTTACGCGTAGAGGGATTAACAAGGAGAATGAGGGCTATCGCGGCGAGCACCGCAGACAACCACATCAGGGGAACGAGTTTCGCGTATTTGGCGATTCCTGAGTAAAGGTAGACGAAGGAATGCATATGGCCGGGTACGCCGCTGTAAAAGGCGGTGAAGAACTCGAGACCGAGGAAGAAGACATTTGCGATCATCGCATAGGTCACGATCTTCCCCAAGGCCAGAATCGGCTCTCTGCCCGGATCGAATTTCGTCAGCTTCCGCACGATCAAGGCGAGTATGACGAGCAGCGCAGGTCCGCCCGCAAAGGCAGAGGCGAGAAAGCGGGCAGCCATTATGGCACTCAACCAGAAATGCCTTCCGGGAAGTCCGGCGTAGAGAAAGGCCGTTACCGTATGGATGCTGAAGGCCCACGGGATGGAAATGTAGATTAACGTCTTTATCCACTGCGGAGGTTTCACCCCTTTGTGGTCCGAACTCAAGGTGATCCAGCCGATGAGGATGTTGAGCACGAGATACCCGTTCAAAACAAGCATATCCCAAAACATGATCGAGTTAGGGGTCGGATGGAGGATGACGTTCAGGACGCGCCTCGGCTGCCCCATATCGATAAAGATGAAGAGCATGCACATCGTTACAGCCGATACCGCCAGGAACTCTCCGAGGATGACGATCTTCCCGAATTTTCTGAAGTCATGGAGGTAAAACGGTATGACAAGCATCACCGCGGAAGCCGCCACACCCACAAGGAAGGTGAACTGGCCGATATAGAGGCCCCATGAAACATCCCTGCTCATGCCGGTTATTCCGAGACCGTAGTCAAACTGCCTGAGGTAAGCGATAAAGCCGGCTCCTATCACGGCGAGCAGAAAGAATATCCATGTCCAGTACTTCCGGCTTCCGACCAGAGCCTTTTCAAGCATGTTCCTTACCTCCTATGATGTAATAGACACTGGGCTGCGTGCCGAGCTCCGGTTTGCGCCGGATACTGAAGTGCGACCCGAGGATCTTTCTCACCTCGGAATTGGAGTCTTCGAGGTCGCCGAAATACATCCCCGGTTCCGTGCCCTTTTCTTTCGCCATCTCCCTGGCGGCCTCGACACATGCCGGGATGAGACCCTTCGCAAGCCTCTCGAAGCAGAAGGTGCATTTTTCGACGACACCCTTCGTCCTCGTGGGGTACTCCACGTTCTCCTCCTTGATGAAGGGGCGCGGGTCCCTCCAGTTGAAGCTCCTCGCTCCGAAAGGGCAGGCCGCCATGCAGAACCTGCAGCCGATACAACGGTGCTGGTCCATCATAACTATCCCGTCACTCTTCCTCTTAAAGGTGGCCTTCGTGGGACAGACCCTCACGCAGGGAGGATTGTCACAGTGATTACAGAGCACGAGAAAAGGCTTCTCTTTCATTTCCTCCGGCAGGAAACTATTCTCCTGCCCCGGGAAGACATGCTCATAGGTGTCCGACCATATCCACTTTATCTCGTCCTTCGGGTTGCCGAAATCAGGGACATTATGGATGCTGTGGCAGGCGCGCATCACCTTCTTATAGTCTTCATCGGTCTTGAACTTGGACATATCGACCACCATGGACCATCTCTTCGCCGTGAGGGCTTTCTCGTCGGACAGAACGTGGGAAGCCTCCAGTTCACCCCTCCGGAGGCCGCTGACGAGCGCCGAACCCCCGAGCCCCAGAACGGCAGAAATCCCTGCAACCTTTATAAACTCTCTTCTGTTCATGCTCATGACTCTTTCTCCTTCGGCGCTATATGGCAATTCCAGCAGTAGGGGTTCACCGCCAAGTAGGTGTGGCACGCATCACAGAACTTCTTCTTGTTGGAATGGCAGTGCATGCACGTGTTTTGAAGACTGATCGTATATTGCTTTCCCTCAGAATTTACATAGAGTCTCTGGCCGTCCCGCACCGCCGAGTCCCTCCATTCATTGAGCAATTTCATGTGCTCGGCCCTCATAAACGCCTTCGACTCGACGCACTTCTTCTCCGCCAGCTTCTGGATTTCGGGGGTATCGATCTTCGGTTCCGGCGCGACATTGGCCTTCCCGATATTCAGGAGAAAGGGCAAGGTTACCAGACCGACGAAGATGACGAGCCCGAGGATGATTTTGCCTCCGTTATAGATCTTCATTACTCGGTGGCCTCCTTTCCGGGAAGGGGTTCAAGCCGTAAATCGAGCGTCCTCTCCTTCTCCCCCTTCATCACGAGGGCGTTCCCGAGCAGTTCGGTAACTCCCGCAACCCCTACCCCGGGGACCCAGTATTCGAGCGAGCTCGAGATCGTCGCCCGGTCGATGGCGCAGATGTT from Thermodesulfovibrionales bacterium carries:
- a CDS encoding MgtC/SapB family protein, with product MSSETVNIVTRLLAAMAAGGMVGFERTYHGRPAGFRTHTLVCLASSLLMLVTIYQEKWFTSAMFETVKVDPTRMAQGIMTGIGFLGAGVIMKEGLSVRGLTTAASIWITAAIGILAGVGFYDAVFIVTILTLGTLSVFRWIESRMPTLIYAHHSLRFHRDKVMPERDLKTLISDHGFSIANLSHRLLEGGRFFEYEMTIRTQREENIQRLSQTLLGLDSIIEFQISPTGD
- the dsrJ gene encoding sulfate reduction electron transfer complex DsrMKJOP subunit DsrJ — its product is MKIYNGGKIILGLVIFVGLVTLPFLLNIGKANVAPEPKIDTPEIQKLAEKKCVESKAFMRAEHMKLLNEWRDSAVRDGQRLYVNSEGKQYTISLQNTCMHCHSNKKKFCDACHTYLAVNPYCWNCHIAPKEKES
- a CDS encoding multiheme c-type cytochrome, producing MTDIIRFSIALLTIVVFTTFGVASEKKEKEDVTPLSPQTRACVACHKMFTPGIVEDWLSSRHSRTKPEDAMKRGILERRISTDTLPEAFSGYVVGCYECHRQNPEKHRDNFEHMGFKINVVVSPSDCRTCHPVEADQFSGTKKANAVKNLMGNPVYHALVDTVTGLKKIKDGKISSEKASDDTLRETCLGCHGTNVESRGLKKVNTKMGELMFPDLTNWPNQGVGRENPDGSKGSCSACHPRHSFSIETARKPHTCAQCHLEPDTPAWDVYEESKHGDILFSKEHEWEFNAVPWTVGRDFKTPSCAVCHNSLIVSSDGKVITERTHDFGARLWVRLFGLVYSHPQPKSGDTTIIRNKDGLPLPTAFTGEQASEYLIGGSEQERRMNTMKSVCNSCHNIDWINGHFAKLENTVKETNEMTLAATKLLLDAWASGIEDKTNPFDETIEKMWVKQWLFYCNSIRYSSAMTGAPDYSSFKNGWWYLSENLSHMKDWIELKKNLKGKEIK
- the nrfD gene encoding NrfD/PsrC family molybdoenzyme membrane anchor subunit; translation: MLEKALVGSRKYWTWIFFLLAVIGAGFIAYLRQFDYGLGITGMSRDVSWGLYIGQFTFLVGVAASAVMLVIPFYLHDFRKFGKIVILGEFLAVSAVTMCMLFIFIDMGQPRRVLNVILHPTPNSIMFWDMLVLNGYLVLNILIGWITLSSDHKGVKPPQWIKTLIYISIPWAFSIHTVTAFLYAGLPGRHFWLSAIMAARFLASAFAGGPALLVILALIVRKLTKFDPGREPILALGKIVTYAMIANVFFLGLEFFTAFYSGVPGHMHSFVYLYSGIAKYAKLVPLMWLSAVLAAIALILLVNPSTRKAEPTLALACVAVFISLWIDKGFGLVIGGFIPNPFETITEYWPTAPEIVISLGVWAMGFLILTILYKVAVTVREETEGIELEH
- a CDS encoding 4Fe-4S dicluster domain-containing protein gives rise to the protein MSMNRREFIKVAGISAVLGLGGSALVSGLRRGELEASHVLSDEKALTAKRWSMVVDMSKFKTDEDYKKVMRACHSIHNVPDFGNPKDEIKWIWSDTYEHVFPGQENSFLPEEMKEKPFLVLCNHCDNPPCVRVCPTKATFKRKSDGIVMMDQHRCIGCRFCMAACPFGARSFNWRDPRPFIKEENVEYPTRTKGVVEKCTFCFERLAKGLIPACVEAAREMAKEKGTEPGMYFGDLEDSNSEVRKILGSHFSIRRKPELGTQPSVYYIIGGKEHA